Proteins from a genomic interval of Amycolatopsis sp. cg13:
- a CDS encoding OmpA family protein, which produces MAVVVTALLAGIVTWLQGSGIQDDLAARSRSALDAAGLRGGDVKFSGRQATLEGFPAEEAGRALGIVQGVDGVESAQASGGAGPVQSAPSPSPEPTTPPASPPPSSSAPPSAPPTDRDGIQAELDRKLAAAPITFDPDTAQLTDQGEQAARDLAPLLRDAPDNFRYRLVGRVADGPGGRSAALKLSRNRALAVIRLLIREDVPPDRLLAVSSAGTSGSNSSDSGNDSDRRVEITVEQR; this is translated from the coding sequence GTGGCAGTGGTGGTGACGGCGCTGCTCGCGGGCATCGTCACTTGGCTGCAGGGCAGCGGAATCCAGGACGACCTCGCCGCGCGATCACGCTCCGCGCTCGACGCGGCCGGTCTCCGCGGCGGCGACGTGAAATTCTCCGGACGGCAGGCGACCCTCGAAGGGTTCCCGGCCGAAGAAGCGGGCCGCGCGCTGGGCATCGTCCAGGGAGTCGACGGGGTCGAGTCGGCGCAGGCCTCCGGTGGTGCCGGGCCGGTGCAATCCGCGCCGTCGCCGTCGCCCGAGCCGACGACGCCGCCCGCCAGCCCGCCGCCGAGTTCGTCCGCCCCGCCGTCCGCGCCGCCGACCGACCGCGACGGAATCCAGGCCGAATTGGACCGCAAACTCGCCGCCGCGCCGATCACCTTCGATCCGGACACCGCGCAGCTCACCGACCAAGGCGAGCAGGCCGCGCGCGACCTCGCGCCGTTGCTGCGCGACGCACCGGACAACTTCCGCTACCGCCTCGTCGGCCGGGTCGCCGACGGTCCGGGCGGGCGCAGCGCCGCTTTGAAGCTTTCCCGCAACCGGGCGCTGGCCGTGATCCGGTTGCTGATCCGCGAGGACGTGCCGCCCGACCGGTTGCTCGCGGTGAGCAGCGCGGGCACGAGCGGCTCGAACAGCTCGGACAGCGGGAACGACAGCGACCGGCGGGTCGAGATCACAGTGGAACAGAGGTGA